Proteins co-encoded in one Oceanotoga teriensis genomic window:
- a CDS encoding sigma-54 interaction domain-containing protein: protein MTQDELIRSILDQLLEGVIAVDERENIFFINDSACQILNLKKEDILNKNVVETVPNTRLHILLRTGESELDRLQNLGNKVIITSRFPIKNKNNETIATAAVFRDITTVQKLAEEVTNLREMEAMLTSIIDSTSDAISVADQEGRVVMVNRAYTKITGLTPREVIGKPASVDLAEGESLHIKCAREKKPIFNVKKKISSSKKDVIASVTPYFVKNDFKGSVAVIHDVSEIERLLNELEATKRMLKKQRAKYNFDDIVADSIEMTKVIKQAQKASATKVNILITGEYGVGKEVLAQAIHNSSDRKDNTYLRINLSLVPKDKQEDILFGQKSYFHKTHNGTLFIENIHSANDEVQEKLLKYLKEGEFESDYYNYKPDVRLILSTTEDLKTLVSIGKFSREIFYKISVVTIHIPALRERKEDIPSLSRQILHSLNQKYGRVIYDFTEDALTKLKNYSWIGNIRELENVIDRAILNMENQDSIITSSHIPEILESSEKSTGTLKEMVEDYEKKIILEMLEVCHGNKTEASKRLGLTVRNLYYKLDRYEIK, encoded by the coding sequence ATGACTCAGGATGAACTAATAAGATCCATATTAGATCAATTATTAGAAGGGGTTATAGCTGTTGATGAAAGAGAAAATATATTTTTTATAAATGATTCAGCATGTCAAATATTAAACCTTAAAAAAGAAGATATTTTAAATAAAAATGTAGTAGAAACTGTTCCAAATACAAGACTACATATTCTTCTTAGAACAGGTGAATCAGAATTAGACAGGCTTCAAAATCTTGGAAATAAAGTTATAATAACTTCAAGATTTCCAATAAAAAATAAAAATAATGAAACAATTGCAACAGCTGCAGTATTTAGAGACATAACAACTGTTCAAAAATTGGCAGAAGAAGTAACAAATCTTAGAGAAATGGAAGCAATGTTAACATCAATAATAGACTCTACTTCAGATGCAATATCAGTAGCTGATCAAGAAGGTAGAGTTGTAATGGTAAACAGGGCTTATACAAAAATAACCGGATTAACACCAAGAGAAGTAATAGGAAAACCAGCTTCAGTTGATTTAGCAGAAGGTGAAAGCCTTCATATTAAATGTGCTAGAGAAAAAAAGCCTATATTCAATGTAAAGAAAAAAATATCTTCAAGTAAGAAAGATGTAATTGCTTCGGTAACACCATATTTTGTAAAAAATGATTTCAAAGGAAGTGTTGCTGTAATACATGATGTATCAGAAATAGAAAGACTTTTAAATGAATTAGAAGCTACCAAAAGAATGCTAAAAAAACAAAGAGCAAAATATAATTTTGATGACATAGTTGCAGATTCAATAGAAATGACAAAAGTAATAAAACAAGCTCAAAAAGCTTCTGCAACAAAAGTAAACATATTAATAACTGGAGAATATGGGGTAGGAAAAGAAGTTTTAGCTCAAGCGATACATAATTCAAGTGATAGAAAAGATAATACATATTTAAGAATTAATCTTTCTTTAGTACCGAAAGATAAACAAGAAGATATTCTTTTTGGTCAAAAGAGTTATTTTCATAAGACTCATAATGGAACATTATTTATAGAAAATATACACTCTGCAAATGATGAAGTACAGGAAAAACTTTTAAAATATCTAAAAGAAGGCGAATTCGAAAGTGATTATTATAATTACAAACCAGATGTTAGATTAATTCTTTCAACCACAGAAGATTTAAAAACTCTTGTAAGTATAGGAAAGTTTTCAAGAGAAATATTCTATAAAATATCTGTTGTGACTATACATATACCAGCTTTAAGAGAAAGAAAAGAAGATATTCCTTCACTCTCAAGACAAATATTACATTCTTTAAATCAAAAATATGGTAGAGTAATTTATGATTTTACTGAAGATGCCTTAACAAAATTAAAAAATTATTCTTGGATTGGAAATATAAGAGAATTAGAAAATGTTATAGATAGAGCTATTCTAAATATGGAAAATCAAGATAGTATAATAACTTCATCACATATTCCAGAAATATTAGAAAGTTCTGAAAAATCTACAGGAACTTTAAAAGAAATGGTTGAAGATTATGAGAAAAAAATAATATTAGAAATGCTTGAAGTTTGTCATGGAAACAAAACAGAAGCTTCAAAAAGATTAGGATTAACAGTTAGAAATTTATATTATAAATTAGATAGATATGAAATAAAATAA
- the fliJ gene encoding flagellar export protein FliJ — protein sequence MKFNFNLQRILDLKEKFENIEKENLSKKINERMQVENSISNLDKKINDYGLYFDNELKNSLSSTKVQELIKYRHFLKQKRIELIKQYQKKLREEEKARKKFLEAKKEKDIIEKLKFRKYEEYLSQEKIIEAKEMDEIAQKMYINREKD from the coding sequence ATGAAATTTAATTTTAATTTACAACGCATATTAGATTTAAAAGAAAAATTTGAAAATATTGAAAAAGAAAACCTGTCCAAAAAGATAAATGAAAGAATGCAGGTAGAAAATTCTATATCAAATTTAGATAAAAAAATAAATGATTATGGACTTTATTTTGATAATGAACTAAAAAATTCATTATCCTCTACAAAAGTCCAAGAATTGATCAAATATAGACATTTTTTAAAACAAAAAAGAATAGAATTAATAAAACAATATCAAAAAAAATTAAGAGAAGAAGAAAAAGCCAGAAAAAAATTTTTAGAAGCAAAAAAAGAAAAAGATATAATAGAAAAATTAAAATTTAGAAAATATGAAGAATATTTATCACAAGAAAAAATAATAGAAGCAAAAGAAATGGATGAAATAGCTCAAAAAATGTATATAAATAGAGAAAAGGACTGA
- the cas6 gene encoding CRISPR-associated endoribonuclease Cas6 produces the protein MILKLVFQPINNEEVNLPVHYNRPLQGLFYNLMGKIMPDYHDDGTVIENKKLKLFTFSRIYPLDSFKVVNKRMKFYGPFVVYFASPMREILNAIYESIEKEETFRIEKNYFILEKSEILVNEFEDSLLVKTLSPITTYSTIILPNGNRYTHYFSPYSTDFKKLVEDNLKRKANAMNLELDEEKFSIEPYGITEKNEKLLFYKGIIIKGWTGYFKLVGNKKLIELAINSGLGAKNAQGFGMVIPADEKNTNNIELNDENIAYL, from the coding sequence ATGATTTTGAAGTTAGTATTTCAGCCTATAAACAACGAAGAAGTAAATTTACCTGTGCATTATAACCGACCATTACAAGGTCTATTTTACAATTTAATGGGGAAAATAATGCCAGATTATCACGATGATGGTACTGTGATAGAAAACAAGAAATTAAAACTATTCACATTTTCTAGAATTTATCCTTTAGATTCTTTTAAAGTAGTAAATAAAAGAATGAAGTTTTATGGTCCTTTTGTAGTTTATTTTGCATCTCCAATGAGAGAGATCTTAAATGCTATTTACGAGTCAATTGAAAAAGAAGAGACCTTTAGAATTGAAAAAAATTACTTTATTTTAGAAAAATCAGAAATATTAGTAAACGAATTTGAAGATTCCTTATTAGTTAAAACCTTATCGCCTATAACAACTTACTCTACTATTATACTACCAAACGGAAATAGATATACTCATTATTTTTCTCCATATTCAACAGATTTTAAAAAACTTGTAGAAGATAATTTAAAAAGAAAAGCTAATGCAATGAATCTTGAACTTGATGAAGAAAAATTTAGTATAGAACCTTATGGAATAACAGAAAAAAACGAGAAATTATTATTTTATAAAGGAATTATTATAAAAGGTTGGACAGGCTATTTTAAATTAGTAGGAAACAAAAAACTGATTGAGTTAGCAATAAATTCAGGTTTAGGTGCTAAAAATGCTCAAGGATTTGGAATGGTAATTCCCGCAGACGAAAAAAATACAAATAATATAGAATTAAATGATGAAAATATAGCTTACTTATAA
- a CDS encoding type II toxin-antitoxin system Phd/YefM family antitoxin codes for MNLSNYEFQSVAQAKANFSKVIESSKKGEIIITKNGKPESIIMNYEKFKNMMNFLEEIKDLSLLDASEVTNYKQIKEFFNNFED; via the coding sequence ATGAATTTATCCAATTATGAATTTCAAAGTGTTGCTCAGGCAAAAGCAAATTTTTCAAAAGTAATAGAATCGAGTAAAAAAGGAGAAATAATAATAACCAAAAATGGAAAACCAGAATCTATAATAATGAATTATGAAAAATTTAAAAATATGATGAATTTCTTAGAAGAAATAAAAGATCTCTCTCTTTTAGATGCGAGTGAAGTGACAAACTATAAACAAATAAAAGAATTTTTTAATAACTTTGAAGATTAA
- a CDS encoding B12-binding domain-containing radical SAM protein encodes MKFLIINPWIYDSAAYDFWLKPLGLLYISSILKKEGHEVHFIDLMYRHDEELEKYKNIKDRYYGTGKFISKEVKKPEIIQFIPRKFKKYGLPEELFEQKLKEIGKVDAILVGVTMTYWYYGAKKTIDFIRKIHNDTKIYLGGIYTNIYTEHAKKTFKDLNVKVLNGTGLIPIKNMLKELNYDLKEYNWFEELDPDYSVYNGKMPYAVITASIGCPYNCSYCVTHNMWKYNYRSKKNLIENIYNIKEKWPNLKNIVFFDDAFLLRRDLKELLKDLANIKVNYHLPNGIHAHRVNQEISDLLKNANFKTIKLGYETSDPNLQKNTGAKVTNADLINAVNCFKKSDLDLKDIGAYIISNLPGQKIDDIYNAIDFCFDLGIQANVNEFTPIPGTEDYKKMVENKQIQDNLDPLLLNNTFIPYWWDKGMTEEEISKIKLYLKKKRMEVKNE; translated from the coding sequence TTGAAATTTTTGATAATCAATCCCTGGATATATGACTCTGCAGCATATGATTTTTGGTTAAAACCTTTAGGATTACTCTATATTTCTTCTATATTAAAAAAAGAAGGTCATGAAGTTCATTTCATTGATTTAATGTATAGACATGATGAAGAACTAGAAAAATACAAAAATATAAAAGACAGATATTATGGAACAGGAAAATTTATATCTAAAGAAGTAAAAAAACCTGAAATTATACAATTTATACCAAGAAAATTTAAAAAATATGGATTACCCGAGGAACTATTCGAACAAAAGTTAAAAGAAATTGGAAAAGTAGATGCAATATTGGTTGGAGTCACAATGACATATTGGTATTATGGAGCAAAAAAGACGATAGATTTCATAAGAAAAATACATAATGACACAAAGATATATCTTGGCGGTATATATACAAATATATATACAGAACATGCAAAAAAAACATTTAAAGACTTAAACGTAAAAGTTTTAAATGGAACAGGATTAATACCAATAAAAAATATGTTAAAAGAATTAAATTATGATTTAAAGGAATATAATTGGTTTGAAGAATTAGACCCAGACTATTCTGTATATAATGGAAAAATGCCATATGCAGTTATTACAGCTTCAATAGGATGTCCTTATAACTGTTCATACTGCGTAACTCATAATATGTGGAAATACAATTATAGATCTAAAAAAAATTTAATTGAAAATATATATAATATAAAAGAAAAATGGCCAAATTTAAAAAATATAGTTTTTTTTGATGATGCATTTTTATTAAGAAGAGATTTAAAAGAATTGTTAAAAGACCTTGCCAACATAAAAGTTAATTATCATTTGCCAAATGGAATACATGCCCATAGAGTTAATCAAGAAATATCAGATTTACTAAAAAATGCAAATTTCAAAACTATAAAATTGGGATATGAAACTTCAGATCCCAATTTGCAAAAAAATACTGGAGCAAAAGTAACTAATGCAGATTTAATAAACGCTGTAAATTGTTTTAAAAAATCTGATTTAGATTTAAAAGATATTGGAGCATATATAATATCAAATTTACCTGGACAAAAAATAGACGATATATATAATGCCATAGATTTTTGTTTTGATTTGGGAATACAGGCAAATGTAAATGAATTTACACCAATACCGGGTACAGAAGACTATAAAAAAATGGTTGAAAACAAACAAATCCAAGATAATTTAGACCCATTATTATTAAATAATACATTCATACCTTATTGGTGGGATAAGGGAATGACTGAAGAAGAAATTTCCAAAATAAAATTATATTTAAAAAAGAAAAGGATGGAGGTAAAAAATGAATGA
- a CDS encoding glutamine synthetase family protein, with the protein MELKKIDFENFDIEELDFLDLMMIDIEGNIRHVSIAKGFINEKLFEEGIGFDASNLGFAKVTKSDMVAIPDKNMSFLEYKDEFSILHMFCDVVDPFDNSNVFAQYPRNIIKLTHKYLLENNIAENVKMLVELEFHVFDDVSYSSNFSHSYYQVMSSEGIGEYYDNQPRMRNNRGYHNIYPTEKYFTFRNQVVNVMESIGIPVKYHHHEVGTAQLEIELNFIGIDKVADYVTLSRWIIKNIAEENNLFVTFMPKPIYNMPGNGMHVHQFLEKDNKTLFVGDKEHGLSELALNYLSGILDHSLTGSLLAFTNPSTNSFKRLVPGFEAPISATFAKGSRSAAIRIPGYLKEDNVRIEFRTGDATANLYYSLSAMVLAGIDGILNKSNPIEKGYSSIDHLEDKQFPLSLDKVLLGLKNDNEYLLRVFPKDLIELWINNKSKEASYVYNAPTPQEYELYF; encoded by the coding sequence TTGGAGTTAAAAAAAATTGATTTTGAAAATTTTGATATAGAGGAATTAGATTTTTTAGATTTAATGATGATAGATATTGAAGGTAATATAAGACATGTTAGTATAGCTAAAGGTTTTATAAATGAAAAATTATTCGAAGAAGGAATAGGTTTTGATGCTTCTAATTTAGGATTTGCTAAAGTAACAAAATCTGATATGGTTGCAATACCAGATAAAAATATGTCTTTTTTGGAATACAAAGATGAGTTTTCTATTTTACATATGTTTTGTGATGTTGTAGATCCTTTTGATAATTCTAATGTTTTTGCTCAATATCCTCGTAATATTATTAAACTTACTCATAAGTATTTATTAGAAAACAATATTGCTGAAAATGTTAAAATGCTTGTGGAACTTGAGTTTCATGTTTTTGATGATGTTTCTTATTCAAGTAATTTTTCACATTCTTATTATCAAGTTATGAGTAGTGAAGGTATTGGTGAATATTATGATAATCAACCAAGAATGCGTAATAATAGGGGTTATCATAATATTTATCCAACAGAAAAATATTTTACTTTTAGAAATCAAGTAGTTAATGTTATGGAAAGTATTGGAATTCCTGTTAAGTATCATCATCATGAAGTTGGAACTGCACAGCTTGAAATTGAATTAAATTTTATTGGCATAGATAAAGTTGCTGATTATGTAACTCTTTCTAGATGGATTATAAAAAATATTGCAGAGGAAAATAATTTGTTTGTTACTTTTATGCCTAAACCAATATATAATATGCCTGGAAATGGAATGCATGTTCATCAGTTTTTAGAAAAAGATAATAAAACACTTTTTGTTGGTGATAAAGAGCATGGACTTAGTGAATTAGCATTAAATTATTTAAGTGGAATATTAGATCATAGTTTAACTGGATCTTTATTAGCTTTTACCAATCCAAGCACCAATTCTTTTAAAAGACTTGTACCTGGATTTGAAGCACCAATAAGTGCTACTTTTGCAAAAGGAAGTAGATCTGCTGCTATAAGAATACCAGGTTATTTAAAAGAAGATAATGTGAGAATTGAATTTAGAACTGGAGATGCTACTGCCAATCTTTATTATTCTTTATCTGCAATGGTCTTGGCAGGTATAGATGGAATTTTGAATAAATCGAATCCTATTGAAAAAGGATATAGTTCTATTGATCATTTAGAAGATAAACAATTTCCTCTTTCTTTAGATAAAGTATTATTAGGCCTTAAAAATGATAATGAATATTTACTTAGAGTTTTTCCGAAAGATTTAATAGAATTATGGATTAATAATAAGTCAAAAGAAGCTTCTTATGTATATAATGCACCAACTCCTCAAGAGTATGAGCTTTATTTTTAA
- a CDS encoding L-threonylcarbamoyladenylate synthase, with protein sequence MTKIIKMNSFDFEENELKEASKILKNNGTVVFPTETVYGLGANGLNEIAIKKIYNAKGRPSDNPLILHINKLEKMSEICYIDYSLLKKIKILTPGPITFVLNKKDIVPNAATGGRKTVAIRIPVHPIANKLLKMTDLPIAAPSANLSGKPSPTRPEHVIEDMNNRVDMIITAEELKYGIESTVLDLSNDVPTILRPGPIPPEKLEEIFGSIKIPDFVFGKVKADIALAPGMKYKHYSPDIPVILIEEKNNIEDEKKIILDEYKKRSNSIVLGYEELEEFYKKNNLNYEIISKRFEYYKISVKLFYLLRKYDKISENIIISGIKDKGIGIGIMNRIRKASTIIR encoded by the coding sequence ATGACAAAAATAATCAAAATGAACTCTTTTGATTTCGAAGAAAATGAATTAAAAGAAGCTTCAAAAATACTAAAAAATAATGGAACTGTAGTATTTCCAACAGAAACTGTTTATGGACTTGGAGCAAACGGGTTAAATGAAATAGCAATAAAAAAAATATATAATGCAAAAGGAAGACCTTCAGATAATCCTTTAATACTTCATATAAATAAATTAGAAAAAATGTCAGAAATTTGTTATATAGATTATTCATTATTAAAAAAAATAAAAATTTTAACACCTGGTCCTATAACTTTTGTATTAAATAAAAAAGATATAGTTCCTAATGCTGCAACTGGTGGTAGAAAGACTGTTGCAATAAGAATACCCGTACATCCAATAGCTAATAAACTATTAAAAATGACTGATTTACCAATTGCTGCTCCAAGTGCTAATTTATCTGGAAAACCAAGTCCAACAAGACCTGAACATGTTATTGAAGATATGAATAATAGAGTTGACATGATTATAACTGCTGAAGAATTAAAATACGGAATAGAATCAACTGTATTAGATTTATCAAATGATGTACCAACAATATTAAGACCAGGGCCAATTCCACCTGAAAAACTTGAAGAAATATTTGGAAGTATAAAAATACCTGATTTTGTTTTTGGCAAAGTAAAAGCTGATATAGCTTTGGCACCTGGCATGAAATACAAACATTATTCTCCAGATATTCCCGTAATATTAATAGAAGAAAAAAATAATATCGAAGATGAAAAAAAAATAATATTAGATGAATATAAAAAAAGATCCAATTCAATAGTTCTAGGTTATGAAGAATTAGAAGAATTTTATAAAAAAAATAACCTTAATTATGAAATAATCTCAAAAAGATTCGAATACTATAAAATATCTGTAAAATTATTTTATTTACTGAGAAAATATGATAAAATTTCTGAGAATATAATAATATCTGGCATAAAAGATAAAGGTATTGGTATTGGTATAATGAATAGGATAAGAAAAGCATCCACAATAATAAGATAA
- a CDS encoding amylo-alpha-1,6-glucosidase — protein sequence MNTLTNYSQMEYLLTNNLGGTSSSTGISNNTSRYHSILSVSLNPPVDRRILVSRVSEIVENKNEKHYISTLKDANGYKEKGFDKIISFKHISYPEWLIKINNIFINKKIIMLEKKNLVALIYENFSNEPTKLTIIPYLNDRDIHKNTLPNQLNLKITESKKNFNLINTNFNNKICINTNGLILENDHKINNIFYDQENERGLFAYEEIISKNKIEKVLMPNEKLYITFSSLESIYEIDNFDFIDKFIKESEDKQKSEKIDDILKINSKNFISYRKSTKKHTIMAGFPWFTDWGRDTMIALEGLTLSQNKISLFKEIMETFLENESEGLIPNVFDDYTGKPGGYNTADGTLWLFIAMYKYYIKTNDESFIKKYYKKMENIIEKHIKGTKYNIYMDKDYLLYTGNKETQLTWMDVKVDDWVVTPRYGKAVEINALWFNSIKIMEFFSEKFHLEFKNKISNKILDSFNKIFWNEKENCLYDYINENEKNKSIRPNQIFSVSLPFNLLNDEKSKQIVKKVFDELFTPFGLKTLSQKDPSYIGIYTGNRTTRDGSYHQGNVWPWLLGPFYEALLKTNNYSFEIKKLIKELLKPLENMIQNEWCSTIPEILEGNWPHNKKGCFSQAWSVSEIIRIYSIIND from the coding sequence ATGAACACTTTAACAAATTATTCTCAAATGGAATACCTTTTAACAAACAATCTTGGTGGGACATCATCATCAACAGGAATTTCAAATAATACAAGTAGATATCATTCTATATTATCTGTATCTTTAAATCCTCCTGTAGATAGAAGAATATTAGTATCAAGAGTTAGTGAAATAGTTGAAAATAAAAATGAAAAACACTATATTTCAACCTTAAAAGATGCAAATGGTTATAAAGAAAAAGGTTTTGATAAAATAATCTCTTTCAAACATATATCTTATCCAGAATGGTTGATAAAAATAAATAATATATTTATAAATAAAAAAATAATAATGTTAGAAAAGAAAAATTTAGTTGCTTTAATATATGAAAATTTTTCAAATGAACCGACTAAATTAACAATAATTCCTTATTTAAATGATAGAGATATTCATAAAAATACTCTACCAAATCAATTAAATTTAAAAATAACAGAATCTAAAAAAAATTTTAATTTAATAAATACCAATTTTAATAATAAGATCTGCATAAATACAAATGGATTAATATTAGAAAATGATCATAAAATTAATAATATATTTTATGATCAAGAAAATGAAAGAGGATTATTTGCGTATGAAGAAATAATATCTAAAAATAAAATAGAAAAAGTGTTAATGCCTAATGAAAAACTATATATAACATTTTCATCATTAGAAAGTATATATGAAATAGATAATTTTGACTTTATAGATAAATTTATAAAAGAAAGCGAAGATAAACAAAAATCAGAAAAAATTGATGATATTTTAAAAATAAATTCAAAAAATTTTATATCTTACAGAAAAAGCACAAAAAAACACACGATAATGGCTGGATTTCCTTGGTTTACTGATTGGGGAAGAGATACAATGATCGCTTTAGAAGGTCTTACTCTATCTCAAAATAAAATATCTTTATTTAAAGAAATAATGGAAACGTTTCTAGAAAATGAATCAGAAGGATTAATACCTAATGTTTTTGATGATTATACAGGAAAACCTGGAGGATATAATACTGCTGATGGTACACTATGGTTATTTATAGCAATGTATAAATACTATATAAAAACAAATGATGAATCTTTTATAAAAAAATATTATAAAAAAATGGAAAATATAATTGAAAAACATATAAAAGGTACAAAATATAATATATATATGGATAAAGACTATTTGCTTTATACTGGAAATAAAGAAACACAATTAACTTGGATGGATGTAAAAGTAGATGATTGGGTTGTGACACCCAGATATGGAAAAGCCGTTGAAATAAACGCCTTATGGTTCAACAGTATAAAAATAATGGAATTTTTCTCAGAAAAATTCCATTTAGAATTTAAAAATAAAATTTCTAATAAAATATTAGATTCTTTTAATAAAATATTTTGGAATGAAAAAGAAAATTGTTTATATGATTATATAAATGAAAATGAAAAAAATAAAAGCATAAGACCTAATCAAATATTTTCAGTCTCCTTACCTTTCAATTTATTAAACGATGAAAAATCTAAACAAATAGTAAAAAAAGTATTTGATGAACTTTTTACACCATTTGGCTTAAAAACTCTATCTCAAAAAGATCCATCTTATATAGGAATTTATACAGGAAATAGAACAACAAGAGATGGTTCTTATCATCAAGGAAATGTATGGCCTTGGCTTTTAGGTCCTTTTTATGAAGCCTTATTAAAAACTAATAATTATTCATTTGAAATAAAAAAATTAATCAAAGAATTACTAAAACCTTTAGAAAATATGATTCAAAATGAGTGGTGTTCAACAATTCCAGAAATATTAGAAGGTAATTGGCCACACAATAAAAAAGGATGTTTTTCTCAAGCATGGTCTGTATCTGAAATAATAAGAATATACTCAATTATTAATGATTAA
- a CDS encoding type III pantothenate kinase yields the protein MELLFDIGNSHTVLGVKNNNNFTTWRIGTKSFETEDELFSIIKILFDNKNIKIDTIKDIGISNVVPSKAYILEKFSKKYFSLDSIFVSPFQNVYNIKYMADYPAQIGADRISNVIASKLEYGQNCITLDFGTAITLDVLKNGNFVGGSITPGFKTSMMALFSNTAQVPQIELNIPDYNYGTNTDDNVQIGIIKTILYGLETLIEKIKEQDSINYKIITTGGMAKNLKTNSYIFKNFDENLTLKGISYYMKYLRGE from the coding sequence ATGGAATTATTATTCGATATAGGAAATTCTCATACCGTATTAGGAGTTAAAAATAATAATAATTTTACAACATGGCGTATAGGAACAAAAAGCTTTGAAACGGAAGATGAATTATTCTCTATAATAAAAATATTATTTGATAATAAAAATATTAAAATAGATACTATTAAAGATATCGGTATTTCAAATGTTGTACCTTCTAAAGCTTATATTTTAGAAAAATTTTCCAAAAAATATTTTTCTTTAGATTCTATATTTGTATCTCCATTTCAAAATGTATATAACATAAAATATATGGCTGATTATCCAGCACAAATAGGTGCAGATCGAATATCTAATGTAATTGCAAGTAAATTAGAATATGGTCAAAATTGTATAACTTTAGATTTTGGTACTGCAATAACTTTAGATGTATTAAAAAATGGTAATTTTGTTGGAGGATCTATAACCCCTGGTTTTAAAACTTCTATGATGGCTTTATTTTCCAATACAGCTCAAGTACCACAAATAGAATTAAATATTCCTGATTATAATTATGGAACAAATACTGATGATAATGTACAAATAGGAATAATAAAAACTATTTTGTATGGTCTTGAAACATTAATAGAAAAAATAAAAGAACAAGATAGTATAAATTACAAAATAATAACTACAGGAGGAATGGCAAAAAACTTAAAAACAAATTCATACATATTTAAAAATTTTGATGAAAATCTTACTTTAAAAGGGATATCATATTATATGAAATATTTAAGAGGTGAATAA
- a CDS encoding ABC transporter ATP-binding protein, translating to MADVILDNINKIYPNGFHAVKDANFTILDKEFVVLLGPSGCGKTTTLRMIAGLEDISRGTIKIDDKVVNDVEPKDRDIAMVFQNYALYPHMTIYDNMAFGLKLRKLPKDEIDQRVKNAAKILDIEHLLDRRPKQLSGGQRQRVAVGRAIVRDPKVFLFDEPLSNLDAKLRVQMRAELKKLHLRLNATIAYVTHDQVEAMTMADKIVIMKDGYIQQIGNPHDVYHRPENIFVAGFIGTPAMNFLNLKVKKDNGFFLNSDSVNIKVPEKFEKYFENYDGKEIVFGIRPEDIYDKNFVDPTSNASSEIKSKVEVVEPLGSETLLHVNIDGQSITAKVNPKTEAVAEQEFDLVFDLNAIHAFDKETEKALF from the coding sequence ATGGCTGATGTTATATTAGATAATATTAATAAAATTTATCCTAATGGATTCCATGCTGTAAAAGACGCAAATTTTACAATTTTAGACAAAGAATTCGTAGTACTATTAGGACCTTCTGGATGTGGAAAAACAACCACATTGAGAATGATAGCAGGACTTGAAGATATATCAAGAGGAACTATAAAAATTGATGATAAAGTTGTAAACGATGTAGAACCTAAAGATAGGGATATTGCTATGGTTTTCCAGAACTATGCTTTATACCCACATATGACAATATATGATAATATGGCATTTGGGTTAAAATTAAGAAAACTTCCGAAAGATGAAATTGATCAAAGAGTAAAAAATGCTGCTAAAATTTTAGATATAGAACATCTATTAGATAGAAGACCTAAACAACTTTCAGGTGGGCAAAGACAGAGAGTTGCAGTTGGTAGAGCTATAGTTAGAGATCCAAAAGTCTTCTTATTCGATGAACCATTATCAAATCTTGATGCAAAATTAAGAGTACAGATGAGAGCAGAATTAAAAAAACTTCATCTAAGATTAAATGCAACAATAGCTTATGTTACTCATGACCAAGTTGAAGCTATGACAATGGCTGATAAAATTGTTATAATGAAAGATGGCTATATACAACAAATAGGAAATCCTCACGATGTTTACCATAGGCCAGAAAATATTTTTGTTGCTGGTTTTATAGGAACGCCTGCTATGAATTTCTTAAATTTAAAAGTTAAAAAAGATAATGGATTTTTTCTAAATAGTGATTCTGTAAATATAAAAGTTCCAGAAAAATTTGAAAAATATTTTGAAAATTATGATGGAAAAGAAATAGTATTTGGAATAAGACCTGAAGATATTTATGATAAAAACTTTGTTGATCCAACATCAAATGCATCATCAGAAATTAAGTCAAAAGTAGAAGTAGTAGAACCATTAGGAAGTGAAACATTACTTCATGTAAATATAGATGGTCAATCAATAACAGCCAAAGTAAATCCTAAAACAGAAGCTGTTGCAGAACAAGAATTTGATTTAGTATTTGATTTAAATGCAATACACGCATTTGATAAAGAGACAGAAAAAGCATTATTTTAA